The Triticum aestivum cultivar Chinese Spring chromosome 6D, IWGSC CS RefSeq v2.1, whole genome shotgun sequence genomic sequence TATACCACAGGTTAAAAGAGAACACATAGCAACATTGCCGATAATTGAACATTGTTGCTGCCAATTCAGCATCGGTTCGCTGACACCAGGTGCCCGCAAGAACCAACGAAAGGAGAACTAGAAATCCATCCACAGATGGAACTTTACTGTAGCTTTATTTGTGCAACTTAAATAGACGTTACGGGCTCATAACCTTCGAACAGCAAAATCCTTTCAAAGAACCGCTCCCATGTCAAAGTACCGACCCAGCAGCGAAGCCACTGACGGTCACTCCTTTTTCCCGATTCCGTGAGACATGTTGTAGACACCACGACCCTGTTCACACAACAAGATACGGGTCACCGGCTAAACGGAAACAAGAGCAGAAAAAACAATTACAATCATGATCGTGAACACATAAAGCTCCAAACTTACAATCATGAACAGGCTCAAGGCAGCGAGCGCAAGGGGGATGCCGACGGAGGTGATCGCATCGTAACGCCCTTTCA encodes the following:
- the LOC123141279 gene encoding uncharacterized protein, with product MTEPPFLPRERLFKEQQYFQSLSKHTHLKGRYDAITSVGIPLALAALSLFMIGRGVYNMSHGIGKKE